The following are encoded together in the Salvelinus alpinus chromosome 29, SLU_Salpinus.1, whole genome shotgun sequence genome:
- the LOC139558852 gene encoding transmembrane protein 64-like isoform X2, with protein sequence MWVAGSPPSLQVVLKVLKHAAVKGQIQLNRWLQRSSPDECDKIDILICNAFDERGGAVGKSDGDPESIVDAGVSFTGSVTNGDFRHPCCITTCCFKSALLACILTAVCFSSVALVRQYLKDLLLWVESLDSLVGALLFIVGLIIVSFPFGWGYIVLNVAAGYLYGFVLGMGLVMVGVLIGTFVAHLVCKRLLTDWVVNKVGNSEQLSAVIRVVEGGSGLKVVALARLTPIPFGLQNAVFSITDVSLPNYLVASSVGLLPTQLLNSYLGTTLRTMEDVIAEQSVSGYLVFSLQIIISIGLMFYSNYMVLQ encoded by the exons ATGTGGGTCGCAGGATCGCCACCGTCCCTGCAGGTCGTCCTAAAGGTCCTGAAACACGCTGCGGTCAAAGGACAGATCCAGCTGAACCGCTGGCTCCAGAGATCCTCCCCGGACGAGTGCGATAAAATTGACATCTTGATATGCAACGCGTTTGACGAGAGAGGAGGAGCCGTCGGCAAATCTGACGGAGACCCTGAGAGCATCGTTGACGCTGGCGTGTCATTCACCGGTAGCGTCACCAACGGTGATTTCAGACACCCGTGTTGTATTACCACGTGTTGTTTCAAGAGTGCCCTCCTGGCGTGCATTCTGACAGCTGTGTGCTTCTCCTCCGTGGCTCTAGTCCGACAGTACCTCAAGGACCTTCTACTCTGGGTGGAGAGCTTGGACAGCCTGGTTGGAGCCTTGTTGTTCATAGTGGGTCTGATCATTGTGTCCTTCCCGTTCGGTTGGGGCTACATCGTACTGAACGTGGCTGCGGGATACCTCTACGGCTTCGTGCTGGGTATGGGACTGGTGATGGTGGGGGTGCTCATCGGTACCTTCGTGGCTCACCTGGTGTGTAAGAGACTGTTGACGGACTGGGTGGTCAACAAGGTGGGGAACTCTGAACAGCTCAGCGCTGTGATACgggtggtggagggggggagCGGACTCAAAGTTGTGGCCTTAGCGAGACTCACGCCCATTCCGTTTGGACTCCAGAATGCCGTTTTCTCA ATCACAGACGTGTCGTTGCCAAACTACCTGGTGGCGTCGTCAGTAGGCCTCCTGCCCACACAGCTCCTAAACTCCTACCTGGGCACCACGCTGCGCACCATGGAGGACGTTATCGCAGAACAGAGCGTCAGCGGATACCTCgtcttcagtctacag ATCATCATCAGTATAGGCCTGATGTTCTACAGTAATTACATGGTTCTACAGTAA
- the LOC139558852 gene encoding transmembrane protein 64-like isoform X1, which translates to MWVAGSPPSLQVVLKVLKHAAVKGQIQLNRWLQRSSPDECDKIDILICNAFDERGGAVGKSDGDPESIVDAGVSFTGSVTNGDFRHPCCITTCCFKSALLACILTAVCFSSVALVRQYLKDLLLWVESLDSLVGALLFIVGLIIVSFPFGWGYIVLNVAAGYLYGFVLGMGLVMVGVLIGTFVAHLVCKRLLTDWVVNKVGNSEQLSAVIRVVEGGSGLKVVALARLTPIPFGLQNAVFSITDVSLPNYLVASSVGLLPTQLLNSYLGTTLRTMEDVIAEQSVSGYLVFSLQIIISIGLMFYVVHRAQVELNAAIAACQMELKTSHMNGTSTNHSGFTYCSKRASAGGGIINVV; encoded by the exons ATGTGGGTCGCAGGATCGCCACCGTCCCTGCAGGTCGTCCTAAAGGTCCTGAAACACGCTGCGGTCAAAGGACAGATCCAGCTGAACCGCTGGCTCCAGAGATCCTCCCCGGACGAGTGCGATAAAATTGACATCTTGATATGCAACGCGTTTGACGAGAGAGGAGGAGCCGTCGGCAAATCTGACGGAGACCCTGAGAGCATCGTTGACGCTGGCGTGTCATTCACCGGTAGCGTCACCAACGGTGATTTCAGACACCCGTGTTGTATTACCACGTGTTGTTTCAAGAGTGCCCTCCTGGCGTGCATTCTGACAGCTGTGTGCTTCTCCTCCGTGGCTCTAGTCCGACAGTACCTCAAGGACCTTCTACTCTGGGTGGAGAGCTTGGACAGCCTGGTTGGAGCCTTGTTGTTCATAGTGGGTCTGATCATTGTGTCCTTCCCGTTCGGTTGGGGCTACATCGTACTGAACGTGGCTGCGGGATACCTCTACGGCTTCGTGCTGGGTATGGGACTGGTGATGGTGGGGGTGCTCATCGGTACCTTCGTGGCTCACCTGGTGTGTAAGAGACTGTTGACGGACTGGGTGGTCAACAAGGTGGGGAACTCTGAACAGCTCAGCGCTGTGATACgggtggtggagggggggagCGGACTCAAAGTTGTGGCCTTAGCGAGACTCACGCCCATTCCGTTTGGACTCCAGAATGCCGTTTTCTCA ATCACAGACGTGTCGTTGCCAAACTACCTGGTGGCGTCGTCAGTAGGCCTCCTGCCCACACAGCTCCTAAACTCCTACCTGGGCACCACGCTGCGCACCATGGAGGACGTTATCGCAGAACAGAGCGTCAGCGGATACCTCgtcttcagtctacag atcatCATCAGTATAGGCCTGATGTTCTACGTGGTCCATCGGGCCCAGGTGGAGCTGAATGCGGCCATCGCTGCCTGTCAGATGGAGCTGAAGACATCACACATGAACGGCACTTCCACCAATCACAGCGGCTTCACCTACTGCAGCAAGAGGGCGTCGGCCGGTGGTGGGATCATCAACGTGGTCTGA